The sequence ACCGGCTTGCCAAGGGCAAAGGCCCGCTCCGCAATCGCCCGGTGGGTGGACTGGGGCGAGGCGATCACCACGGCCTCGACCCGCGGATCCTCCACCAGCGCCTGCCAGTCGGGCGCAGCCCGGGCGACACCGAAGGCCGCGCGGTAGCGCTCCGCCGATGCGGGGGAGGAGGCGGCCACCATTTCCAGCCGCGGACGCAGGCGCGTGTCGAAGACCGCACCCACCGCCGACAGGGCCACCGCATGCGCCTTGCCCATGTAGCCCCCGCCGACGAGGCCGATCCCGATCTCTTCCATGGAGGCCCTTCGAAATCTGTTGCAACCGGTTGCAATACGGCTATCCTCGAATCCCGAACGCGGTCAAGCTCCAACGGACCGCGGCCGACAAAACACCTCCGGGGAGGAGACCGCCGATGAGCGATGCGACCGTGCGCCTGACGACCGCGCAGGCGATCATCCGCTATCTCGACGCGCAGTTCATCGAGATCGAGGGCGTGCGTCAGCGGGTCTGCGGCGGCGGCTTCGGCATCTTCGGCCACGGCAACGTTACATGCCTTGGCGAAGCGCTCTACGATCATCGCGAGACGCTGCCGCTCTACCGCGGCCAGAACGAGCAGGGCATGGGCTTCGCCGCGGCGGCCTATGCGAAGTACCATCTGCGTCGCCGCTTCATGTTCTGCACCGCTTCCGCCGGGCCGGGCACGGCGAACCTGCTGACGGCCTCCGCCCTCGCACATGCGAACCGCCTGCCGATGCTGATGCTGTGCGGCGACACGTTCCTCACCCGCCTGCCCGACCCGGTGCTCCAGCAACTCGAGCACTTCGGCAACCCCGCGATGGGGCTCAATGACGGTTTTCAGGCGGTGACGCGCTACTGGGACCGGATCACTCATCCCGCGCAGGTCATCCAGTCCCTGCCCGCAGCCCTCGCCACGATGCTCGACCCGGCGGAGTGCGGGCCCGCCTTCCTCGCCCTGCCGCAGGACGTGCAGGGCTGGGCCTACGACTATCCGGTTGAGTTCTTCGCGGAACGCACCCACCGCATCCGCCGCGTCACCCCCGACGCGGACGAGATCGCGGAGGCCGCGGCCCTCCTCAAGACCGCCCAGCGCCCGATCATCATCGCGGGCGGCGGCGTGCAGTATTCGGGCGCGGTGGCCGAGCTCACCGCCTTTGCCGAGGCGCACCAGATCCCGGTGGTGGAGACCATCGCGGGCCGCGCCAACCTCCGCTTCGACCACCCGCTCAACATCGGCCCGGTGGGCGTCACCGGGTCCGACAGCGCCAACGCAGTGGCCGAGGCGGCGGACGTGGTGCTGTCGGTCGGCTCGCGGCTGCAGGACTTCACCACCGGCTCCTGGACCGCGTTTGCCAGAGACGCCCGCTTCATCTCGCTCAACGCCGCGCGGCACGATGCGGGCAAGCACATGTCCCTGCCCGTCGTCGGCGATGCGAAGCGGGGGTTGGAGCACTTGGCCGCGGCCATGGGCGACTACCGCGCGCCCGAGAGCTGGACGACCTTCGCGCAGGACGAACGCATGAAGTGGAACGCCTACGTGGCCGAGAACGTGCGCCCCGGCAACCGCCCCAACTCCTACGCCCAGGCGATCGGCGTGGTGAACGCGCTCTGCGATCCGCGCGACCGCGTGGTGACCGCGGCAGGCGGCCTGCCGGCGGAGGTCACGGCCAACTGGCGCACCCTCGATATCGGCACCGTGGACGTGGAGTTCGGCTTTTCCTGCATGGGCTACGAGATCGCGGGCGGCTGGGGTGCGCGCATCGCGCAGAGCGAGGGAGAGCCCGAGGCCGACACCATCGTCTTCGTCGGCGACGGCTCGTATCTCCTGATGAACTCCGACATCTATTCCTCGGTCCTCACACGGAAAAAGCTGATCGTGCTGGTGCTCGACAATGGCGGCTTCGCGGTCATCAACAAGCTGCAGAACAACACCGGGAACGAGAGCTTCAACAACCTGCTGAGCGACGCGCCGACCATTCCCGAGGCGCTGCCGGTCGACTTCGTGGCCCACGCCGCCTCCATGGGCGCGCATGCCACCTACGCGGAGAATGCCGATGAGCTTGCCGAGGCGTTCAAGGCGGCCAAGGCCGCCGACCGCACATCGGTCATCGTGATGAACGTGGATGCCTACGAGGGCTGGACCACGCAGGGCCACGCCTGGTGGGAGGTCGGAACGCCCCACGTCTCCGACCACGAGAGCGTCCGCGAGAAACATGCCGAGATCGAGGCCACCCGCACCCGCCAGCGCAGGGGCGTGTGATGCTGAGCCTGACCCCTGACACCGCCGCGCCCGAGATCGTCGTTGAGGAGCTGATGACCGGGGGCGGTGCCGTGCGCCTCACCGGTCTCTTCACCGCCGACGAGGTTGCGGAGGCGCGCGCCATCATCATGCGCCATTCCGAGGCGGATGCCGCTAAGGTCACCCACTTCCAGGGCGCGGCGGAGGCCGACGGAACCCTCGCGCTCCAGCGCCGCGTCTGGAACCTGCTCGCGAAGGGCGAGGTCTTCTCCCGCATGGCCGCGCACTCGGTGCTGATGGCGATCCTGCGCCGCTTCCTCGGGTCGGAGTTCATCATGGGCTCCATCGCCGCCAACCGCATCCTGCCGGGCGGGCCGGGGCAGGAGCCGCATATCGACTACCCCTACTGGGATTTCCACACACCCCAGACCCATCCGATGGGCCTGAACGCGAGCTTCCCGATGAACGCCCAGGTCTCCGTCATCCTCGACCCATTCACGGAGGAGAGCGGCGCGACCGCCTATGTCCCCGGCTCGCAGAAGGAGCTGCGCTACCCCACCGAGGACGACCGCTTCTTCGAGCGCTGCGCGCGGATGACCGGCGATCCGGGCGACGCGGTGATCTTCTTTGGTGCCGCGTGGCACTGCGCGATGCCGAACCGGTCGGATCACGACCGCAACGCGGTGCTGATCCAGTACCTGCCGAAATGGGTGAAGCCGATGGAGGACATGCCGGCTGCCCTGCCCGCCGATTTCGTCGCCGCCGCATCCGACGACATGTGCCAGCTCCTCGGCCTCAACTACCCCTACCCGGAGGTGCTGGACGTCGCCGAGGGCGGGAACACCGAGGGCCGCGCATGACGGCGCTGATCGACGGCATCGCGCGGAATCGCTTCGTCGTCTTCGGCCGGGCGGGGATGGACCTGTATGCCGACCCGCCGGGCGTCCGCAGCGAGGAGGCTTACACCTTCCACGCCGATCTCGGCGGCTCGGCGGCCAATATCGCGGCGGGCCTTTGCAAGCTCGGCGCTGAGGCGGCGCTCGTCACCTCCGTCTCCGACGACGCGGTGGGGCGGTTCTGCCTCAACCGTCTGCGGCACTACGGCGTTGACACGGCCCATGTGCGCGCCGTGGGGGGCGAGGCGCGGACCTCGCTCGCCGTCTATGAGAGCCGGATCGAGGACTTCCAGAACGTGATCTACCGCAACGGCGCCGCCGACTTCGAGGTGACGGAAGCCGACGTGGAGGCGGTGGACCTCGCCCCCTACGGCGCACTCATCACCACCGGAACCGTCTTAGCCGCCGAGCCGTCGCGCAGTGCGCATTTTCACGCGTTGGAGGCAGCACGCACCGCCGGCCTGCCAGTGATCTTCGACATCGACTACCGCCCCTATTCCTGGCCCTCCCCGCAAGTCGCGGCCGAGGTCCTATCGCGCGCCGGGGCCGCCAGCGACATGATCGTCGGCAATGATGAGGAGTTCGGCTTCATGGCCGGCAGCGTCGAGCGTGGTCTCGACACGGCCCGCGCCCTCGCCGCCGAGGGGCGCACGGTCATCTACAAGATGGGGGAAGGCGGCGCGATCACCTTCGCGAACGGAGAGGAGATCCGCACCGGCATCTACCCCGTGACCGCTCTCAAACCCAACGGCGCGGGCGACAGCTTCATGGCGGGGCTCCTCTCCGGCCTCGCCGCGGGGCAACCGCTGCGCGACGCGATCCTGCACGGGTCGGCGTGCGCGGCCATCGTGGTGTCCAAACCCGGCTGCGCCCCCGCCATGCCCACGCCCGATCAGCTCGACGCCTTCCTCGCCGAGCATCCCGGCCCGACGGAGGTCTGAGCCATGCACATCCCCCCCTTCGACAACGCCAACACCCCGATCGTCGAGGCTGGCAACGCGCTGGTGCCGCTCAACTATTTCAACATCGTCAAACTGAAGAAGGGGGAGAGCTTCGCCTATGCCGTGCCGGGCTACGAGACCTGCATCGCGCCTGCCACCGGCCTGATCGACGTGCAGGTCGGCGGCTTCGAGGCGCAGGGCCTCGGCGGGCGCGGCGTCGACGTGTGGGACGGGGAGCCCGAGGGCGTCTACGTCCCCACCGGCGCCGAGGCCCGCTTCACCTGCCGCTCCGACACCGCCGAGATCTTCGTCGCGGGCGCGAAATACGACGAGGTGCTGGAGCCCTTCGCCGTGCGCGCGGACGAGATCGACCTCGTGCAGTACGGCTCCGACGACACCAAGACCCACCGCAAGATCAAGCACATCCTGGGTCAGAAGCAGCACGGCCGCGTCGGCCGCCTGCTGGTCTCGGAGCTCTACACGGTGGGCGCGGGCGGCTGGTCCGGCTTTCCCAGCCACAAGCACGACACCGACCGCCTGCCCGACGAGACGCGCCACGACGAGACCTACAACTTCCGCTTCCGCCCCGCCCACGGCTCCGGCCTGCAGATGCTGCAGCGCGAGGACGGGGCGCCGGGCGACGCCTACCACATCGTCGACGGCTCCACGATCTGTATCGACAAGGGTTACCACCCCTGCGCGGTGCTGCCGGGCTACGAGATGTACTATTTCACCATCCTCGGCGGGCTGAGCCAGCGCAGCCTCGTGCAGTACTTTCAGCCCAGCCATGCGGACCAGGTCGAGACCATTCCGGGCATCAAGGACATGGTGGCGAAGTTCCGATGACGGAACCCGCCCAGTTGCCCCCCGGTCCGGGCCACGCGCCCGGACGGCGGCCGCACCACCCCCCCGGTGCGGCCGCTCCGGGCTCTTTGCGCCGTCCAACACCGCCCACCAGTTCTGTTACGGAGCGAGCCAAGCGCACGCCCCATGAACACGTTCGGGCCTCTGGCCCGGACGACGGCCGCACCGCCCCCCCGGGGCGGCCGTTCCCGGCCTCCCCGCGGTGCGGCCGTCGTCCTATTGTTGGAGCGCCGGAACAAGGGTCACCCACCTGTGCCGTTCTGTACTGCGCCCCGCCATGCCTCTCGTAACCCTCGCCGGCGTCCTCCAACCCGCCCTGCGGGAGCACTATGCCGTCGGCGGTCTCGTCTGCCTCGGCTGGGAGGACGCGCGCGCCTATGTCCGCGCCGCCGAAGCCGAGGGCCTGCCCGTGATCCTCCAGGCCGGCCCGTCCTGCCGGAAACACACCCCGCTGCCAATCCTCGGCGCCATGTTCCGCCAGCTTGCCGAGGCCGCCTCCGTTCCCGTTGTCGTCCATCTCGACCACGGCTACACCTTCGAGGAATGCCGCGAAGCACTCGACAGCGGCTTCACCTCGCTGATGTATGACGGCTCGCGCCACCCCCTTGCACAGAACATCGAGGAGACGGCGCGCGTCGCCGAGCTCGCCCACGCCGCAGGGATCTCCTGCGAAGGGGAGATCGGCTTCGTCGGCTATGCCGAGGGTGAGGAGAGCCGCGGCACCGATCCCGGCGACGCCGCCCGCTTCGCGCGGGAGACGCAGGTCGACGCCATGGCGATCTCCGTCGGCAACGTGCACCTGCAGCAGAACCGCGAGGGCGGCCTCGACGAGGATCGGATCCGCGCCATCGAGGCGGTAACGGATGTGCCCCTCGTCATCCACGGCGGCTCCGGCGTACCCTGGGCGCAGCGGGCGCACCTTGCCCGCACCTCGGCGATCTGCAAGTTCAACGTCGGGACCGAGCTGCGCATGGAATTCGGCCGCGCGTTGCGCGCCGCCCTCACCGAGGATCCCGACCGCTTCGACCGGGTCCAGATCCTCTCGGCCGTCGAAGCCCCCATCGAGGCCGCGGCCCGCGCGGCGCTGCGCACCCTCGCGCCCAACGGAGGCCCCGCATGATTTCCATCGGATTGCTCGGCTGCGGCCGTATCGGCCAGGTCCACGCCCGCTCGCTGATGCGGCTGCCCGGTGCACGCCTCACGGCACTGGCGGACGCGGTTCCGGCGGCGGCCGAGGTGCTCGCCGCCCCGACCGGCGCCGAGATCCGCGACGCAGACGCCATCCTCGCCGCGTCCGACATCGACGCGGTGATCATCGCCACGCCCACCAACCTGCATTTCGACCAGATCCACGCCGCGGCCGCCGCGGGCAAGGCGATCTTCTGCGAGAAGCCCATCGACCTCAGCGCCGAGCGCGCCGCCACCTGCCGCGCCGCGGTCGAGGCGGCAGGCGTTCCCTTCATGACCGCCTTCAACCGCCGCTTCGACCCGCACTTCGCGCATATGGAGGCCGAACTGCGCGCGGGCGCCATCGGCGCTGTCGAGCTCGTCGTCATCACCTCCCGCGACCCCGCCCCGCCGCCGGTCCCGTATATCGAGAGCTCCGGCGGGCTGTTTCGCGACATGACGATCCACGACTTCGACATGGCGCGCTTCCTGCTGGGGGCCGAGCCGGTGGAGGTCTTCGCCACCGGCTCGTGCCTCGTCGACCCGGCGATCGGGGCGGCGGGCGACATCGACACCGCCGCCGTGACCCTGCGCACCGCCACCGGTGCGCTCTGCCAGATCAACAACTCCCGCCGCGCCACCTACGGCTACGACCAGCGGATCGAGGTGCATGGGGCCGAGGGCATGCTGCAGGCCGCCAACGTGTCCGCTCACCTCGTGACGCGCGCCGACGGCGCGGGGTTCCGAGGGGCGCGCACCATGGACTTCTTTCTGGAGCGCTACGAAGCCGCCTACCTTGCCGAGCTCACCCATTTCGTGGAAGCGCTGGAGGCGGGCCGCCCGGTCACGCCCGGCATCGCGGATGGCGTGGCGGCGCAACGCCTCGCCGACGCCGCAGCGCGCTCGCTGGAGGAAGGCGCGCCGGCGCGCCTCGACCGCTAGATCACCCGGCGCAGCAGCGCCATCGTCCGGAAGACCAGCCAGATCAGCGCAAGTGCCGCGAAGAGGCCGATGATCTTCCCGGCCATGGCGCTCAGCATGGTCGCGGCCTGCGCCCCGTCCCGGCTCATCAGATCGCCCACCATGGCGCTCAGCATCGTGCAGAGCACCGCCGACAGGACCCCGCCCGCGAGCAGGAAACGCCAGTGCAGCTTCAGCCGGTCGAAGGGGATCGCATGGTCCGTGCCCAGCCGGAACAGCGAGAACACTGTCGGCGCACTGATCAGAAGTACCACGTACAACAACGCGACCTCGATCTTCAGCAGAAGTTGTTGATCGAGCACGAACGACACGAGCACGATGACCGGTGCAAGCATCAACACCGATCGCCACCCGAACAGCCAGGCCGCGAGAACCAGAAAACCGTACTGAGTATGGAGGACAAAGGCGCTGGGACTGATCAGATCCTGGAATTTGCAGAGGATATGCAGACGCGTTTCGTCACATAACGTCGCGAATATTGAGAGGCCAATCATCAGAACGAGTCCAAAGAGCAAAACGACAAGACGTCCTTGCTGTGAGAATTTCATACATCACTCCCGACTCCCCCTTCCGCATTACCCAACCCATTAATGCGCTGATTTTACTAAAAATTTTTGGCTTCGGAATTTCCGAGTCAAAACAAGCGCATAGACCGCTCTCCCGTAGCGTTATGCCCAGATAATAGCACCTTCGGAAAACATCTATGCCCCTGCGTCTCATCCTTTATTGTCGCTCCGTCTCACGTGGGACAATGACGCGAAAGCAATTTAACAGTACACACCTTCAGGTTGAAAATAAAAGTTTTCGAATATCTTGAATTCGATCAATGACGAGGTGCGCCACGTCCGGCTAACGGACGGCGGCCACTCGATAGAAGCCCATCGGTGGCTGAGTGGAGCGAGGCCGGCGCAGCCCAAGGGCGATCGGGCCGCCGGGACGCCGCAACAACTACAGATTGAACTCTGCGCCCGGCCGAATGCGGTAGGAACCGGCCTTCGACCCCTCCGGCATTTCGATCAATTCTCGCTCGAGAAGCTGTCGAAGGGCGCGATAAAATGTCGGCTGCGTCATCGGTTTGAGAAGATCGTGCCGCCGAATCGCGTCGCTGCGCACGAAGCGATTCTCCTCCCCGCACAACTCCTGCATGACGTAGAGGACATCGCGTTCGTGTCGGGTGAGGTTGTTGAGTCCAAGATCACGCTCCATGCTTTCAATCAGCATGCGCAGTTGAAACAGTGGCCCGAGTTTGTTCGTCAACGCGATATCTCGAGGGTGAAGTTGCCTGTTCGTGTCTGACCACGAAACAGCGTGGGATGATCCTGACGCGCTCTTGTAGTTTTCCCGCCGTCGCGATGCAAACCGTTTGATTGCGAATGCAAGGGCGCGCATCCCGGGGCTAGTCCCGAAACGCGCTATCCTTCACGCGCACAACGGGACGGATGATGTAGTCGAGCACGGTCTTGCGCCCGGACAGGAACTCAACCTGCGCGACCATTCCGGGTATGATGTCGAGCGGCCGCTCCTCGGCATCGACGAGCTCCGAGCGGGCGGCGACATCGACGACGAAGACGTTCTCGTCACGCTCGGGATGGGGCACCGCGCTCGCCCCGATCCGACGCACCTCGCCCCGCAGCGCCCCGTAACGGGAGAAGTCGTAGGCCGTCACCTTCACGTTCACCGACTGCCCGGGATAGAGGAAGGCGATGTCGGCGGGCCGTACGAAGGCCTCGATCAGCAGCGTGTCGTCGAGCGGGACCACGTCCACCAGCTCTTGGCCCGCCCGCACCACGCCGCCGGCCGCCGCGACATGGACGCGGTTGACCACGCCGCGGGTCTGCGCGCGGATCTCCAGCCGGTCGAGCCGCTCCTCCAGCGCGGGCAGGAGCGGCCGCACCCCGGCAAGCTCCGCCGTGGCCGCCGCCAGCTCGGCCAGCGCGTCCGCCTCGAACCGGCTGTCGAGCGCGTCGAGCCGTGTCTCTAGCTCCGCCAGGCGCAGCCGCTCGCGCGAGAGCTGCGAGGCCGCCTGCGAGGCCCGCCCGTCGAGCTCGCCCAGCTCCATGCGAAGCTGCAGGAGCGAGGTCTCGGGCTCCAGGTTGCGGTTCACCAGCGGCTCGACCATCGCGATCTGCTGGACGAGCAGGCCATGCGTGTCACGGGCGGAGACCAGCAGCACCTCCGCCTCCTCGATCGCGGCGCCCTGCTGTTCGATCTGGTTGCGCAGGACCAGCCGCTCGGTCTCCAGCTCCTGCCGCCGCGCGCGGAAGAGCGACGCTTCGGAGGCCACCATCCGCGGCGCCTGCCGGGTCAGCGCGTCGGCAAAGAGCGGCTCGATCCCGTCGATCTCCGCCCGCAGCCGCGTGACGCGGGCCTCCAGCGCGAAGGCGCGCTGCCGCTCGGTATCCAGCCGGCCCAGCGCGAGGCTGCGGTCCATCTCCGCGATCAGGTCGCCCGCCTCCACGAGCTCGCCCTCGCGCACCCGCACGCCGTGCAGCGCGCCGTCATCGGGGGCCTGCACCACGTAGACGCGGCTGCTCGGCACGATACGCCCGTCCGAACGGGTCACGTCGTCGATCTCCGTGACCGAGGCCCAGAAGACGGCGAGCACGAGGAAGGCGAGGATCGCGAACAGAAGGAGGGAGCCGCGGATCCCCTGCCCCCGGCGCCGCTCGCGCATCAGGCGCTGGAAGGTGTCGTCACCGGTCACTGGACACCACCTTCGGCCGCGGCCGATCGTTCGCCGCCGTCCCGTGCAGCAGCGCCTTCGGCCCGTCGAGCGCCACGCGTCCGCCGTCGAGCACGATGACCCGGTCCACGGCATCGAGCAGCGCAGTACGGTGAGTGACGAGGAGCAGCGTGCGATCCCGCTCCAGCCCCGCGAGCCGCTTCACGAACGCCCGTTCCGACTGAACGTCCATCGCGCTAGTGGGCTCGTCGAGCAGCAGGAGCGGCTTGCGCCCGATCAGGGCCCGGGCCAGCGCAATCGCCTGCCGCTGCCCGCCCGACAGCGCCCCGCCGCGTTCGGAGACCTCAAGGTCGTAGCCCATGGGATGCCGGGCGAGGAAGTCGTGGATCCCGGCCGCCTTCGCCGCCTCCACGATCTCCTCGTCGCCCGGCCGCTCTGCCCCCACGGCAATGTTCTCCCGCACCGTGCCGCTGAAGAGCCAGACATCCTGCAGGACCGTGCCGATGTTGTTGCGCAGGTCGACCGGATGGATGTGGGAGATGTCGGTGCCGTCCACCAGCACATGCCCCTGCCCCGGCGGGTAGAGACCGGCGATCAGGCGGCCCACCGTGCTCTTGCCCGAGCCGATGCGGCCTAGGATCGCGACACGTTCCCCCGGTGCGATCTCGAAGCTGACATCGCTCAGGCACGGCTCCTTCTGCCCCGGATAGGTGAAGGAGACGTTGCGGAACGTGATGGACGGCGACAGGCGCGGACGGCTCAGCCAGCTCCGCCCCGCATCGCCCTCCACCGGCATCTGCATCAGAGCATTGATCGCCCGGTAGGAGGCACGCGCCTGGCTCGCCCGCGTCATGGTCTGCGCCAGTTGGGCGAGCGGTGCCAGGGTGCGCCCCGTCAGGATCACGCAGGCGATGAGCGCGCCCATGCTGACCGCACCGGCCTGGATCAGGAACACGCCGTAGAAAACGATCATCACCTGCGCGGCCTGCTGGGTGAAGGCGGTGGCGTTCAGCGCGAACTGCGACACGGCGCGGGAGCGCAGCGCATGGTCGGACTGGCGCGCCAGCGCCCCCTCCCACCGCCGCCGCATCACGCGGGTGGCGCCCACGGTCTTGATGGTCTCAAGGCCCGAGAGGGTCTCGACCAGCACGCTCTGCTTGTTCTGCCCCTCCGAATGGCTGCGATCGGCGACCCGCGCGAGGATCGGCTGCACCGCGATGCCGACCAGCAGAACCAGTGGCACGGCGATGGCGGGCACGATGGCAAGCGGCCCGCCGATCAGGCTGATGACGAGGATGAAGAGCGCGATGAACGGCAGGTCCACCACGCCCACCAGCGTGGCCGAGGTGATGAAGTCGCGCAGCGTCTCGAACTCCCGCATCGTGCTGGCGAGCGCCCCGGTGGAGCCCCTCGGCGTCTTCATCTGCACACCAAGGATGCGCTCGAAGATCCTCCGCCCCATCACGAGGTCCGCGCGCTGCCCCGCCCGGTCGATGAAGCTTGCGCGCAGCGACTTGATGAGGAAATCGAAGAGGAGCGCGACCCCGATGCCCACGGTCAGCGCCACCAGCGACTCCGTCGCCTCGTTCGGCAGCACCCGGTCGTAGACCACCATGATGAAGATCGAGGTGGCGAGCCCCAGGACGCTGGAGATCGCGGCGGCCAGCACGACCTGCGTGTAGGCCCAGCGGCTCTCGGCCAGGGTCGACCAGAACCAGTGCCCCTTCGCGGGCGCCTGCGGACTGCCGTCCGTATCGGCGCGCGGATGCAGGAACAGCGCGCGCCCGTCATGGCTCGCCGCCAGCGCCGCGCGCTTCACATGCACCGCGTCGCGGTCGGACAGCGCGGGATCGAAGACGGTGAACCGGTTGCCGCGGCGCGCCAGCACCAGCACCGCGGCGCCATGCTCGCCCAGCAGGATCGCGGGCAGCATGTCGTCGGTCAGCCGCGCGACCTTCAACTGCGCGAGGGCGGTGACGAAGCCCAGATCCTCCGCCGCGCGCGCGATGTCGTCGAGATCGGCGGCCGCCTTCAGCCCCATCTCGTGCGACCGCAGATGGGCGAGCGAGGCCGCGAGGCCCTGCTCGCGCGCCGCGAAGATCAGGCAGGCCTCCAGCGGCGACAGGTTGGCGCGGTCGCTCATACCGCATCCTCCGGCGGCGGACCCAGCACGTCGGTCACGGGATCGAGGCGCCCTTCCAGCCCGATGACGTCGAGCAGATCGCCGGTCAGGTCCAGCACCTCGAAGGCGGCGGCCTGTCCGTCGGCGCGCAGCGTCGCCTCCCGCGTCGCGGCCTGCGTCAGGTCGCGCTGCGCGTCGAGAATGTCGGTGAAGCTACGCTGGCCGATGGCAAAGAGCTCCTGCGCCGCGGCCAGCCCGGCCTCGTTCGCCGCCGTCGCACTGACCGCGGCGGCAAGGCGGGTCGGAAAGGCATCGCGGTTCGCCAGCGCGATGTCGAGCGCGCGCGTGACCTCCCGCCGCGTCTCGCCCAGCGTGCTGCGCGCGGCCGCGACCTCGCTCGCCGCCTCGGCCTCCAGCGCGCCGATGCGCCCGGCGGTGAAGATGTTCTGGTCCACCGACAGGCCGAGGAAGACGTCCTCGTCCCCGTCGCTCGACAGCACATCGCCTCGCCGCCCCGTCAGCTCGACGAAGACGGCCGGGAACCGCTGGGCGCGGACGACCTCCAGCTCCGCCTGCGCCGCGGTGATCCGCAGCCGCGCCAGCGCCAGCTGCCGGCCGGAGCCGACCCGCGCCCGGGCCGTGGCAGTCTCCAGGAGGGGCGGTTCGGGCGGCAGCGCGATCTCCGCCGGGGGCGGCCCGATGATGGAAGCATAGGACGCCTCCGCCGTGGCGCGCCCGGTCTCGGCCTGCGCCAGCCGCACCCGCGCATCGGCGAGGCGGCTGCGCGCGACCATGACATCGCTGGTTGTCGCGACCCCCTGCTCCATCCGTTCCGAGGTCTGCGCCACGAACAACTGATGCGCGGCCGCGTCCCGCCGCGCGAGCTCCAGCAGTTCCGATTGCAGCCACAGATCGAGCGTCGCCCGCACCGCCCGCAGCGCGAGGGCGGAGAGCAGGAGCTCCGTCTGCGCATCGACCTGCAACTCCTCCACCTCGTTGAGGCTGATCCGGTTGCGGGTCGCCGCCCCGTCGAAGACGAGCTGGCGCGCGGTGACGAAAAGCTGCGTGTCCTCGCCCGAGCTGTCGCCGAGCACCGACGTCCCCGCCGTCACCCCGCCCGTGAGCTGCGGCCGGAAGCCGGAGCGCAGCGCCCGGCCCCGCGCCTCGACACCCGCCGAGCGGGCGCGCTGGCCATCCACCGCCGGAAAATCGAGCGTAGCCTGCCGGATGGTTCGGGCAAAATCGCTGTCCGAATAGTCCGACGCCGCGATCGCCGCGGGCATGGGTCGGCCTTCGCGCACCGGTGCCTCGACGACCCGCACGCCCTCCCGCGGCAGCAG is a genomic window of Pontivivens ytuae containing:
- the iolG gene encoding inositol 2-dehydrogenase, giving the protein MISIGLLGCGRIGQVHARSLMRLPGARLTALADAVPAAAEVLAAPTGAEIRDADAILAASDIDAVIIATPTNLHFDQIHAAAAAGKAIFCEKPIDLSAERAATCRAAVEAAGVPFMTAFNRRFDPHFAHMEAELRAGAIGAVELVVITSRDPAPPPVPYIESSGGLFRDMTIHDFDMARFLLGAEPVEVFATGSCLVDPAIGAAGDIDTAAVTLRTATGALCQINNSRRATYGYDQRIEVHGAEGMLQAANVSAHLVTRADGAGFRGARTMDFFLERYEAAYLAELTHFVEALEAGRPVTPGIADGVAAQRLADAAARSLEEGAPARLDR
- a CDS encoding phytanoyl-CoA dioxygenase family protein; this translates as MLSLTPDTAAPEIVVEELMTGGGAVRLTGLFTADEVAEARAIIMRHSEADAAKVTHFQGAAEADGTLALQRRVWNLLAKGEVFSRMAAHSVLMAILRRFLGSEFIMGSIAANRILPGGPGQEPHIDYPYWDFHTPQTHPMGLNASFPMNAQVSVILDPFTEESGATAYVPGSQKELRYPTEDDRFFERCARMTGDPGDAVIFFGAAWHCAMPNRSDHDRNAVLIQYLPKWVKPMEDMPAALPADFVAAASDDMCQLLGLNYPYPEVLDVAEGGNTEGRA
- the iolD gene encoding 3D-(3,5/4)-trihydroxycyclohexane-1,2-dione acylhydrolase (decyclizing), with amino-acid sequence MSDATVRLTTAQAIIRYLDAQFIEIEGVRQRVCGGGFGIFGHGNVTCLGEALYDHRETLPLYRGQNEQGMGFAAAAYAKYHLRRRFMFCTASAGPGTANLLTASALAHANRLPMLMLCGDTFLTRLPDPVLQQLEHFGNPAMGLNDGFQAVTRYWDRITHPAQVIQSLPAALATMLDPAECGPAFLALPQDVQGWAYDYPVEFFAERTHRIRRVTPDADEIAEAAALLKTAQRPIIIAGGGVQYSGAVAELTAFAEAHQIPVVETIAGRANLRFDHPLNIGPVGVTGSDSANAVAEAADVVLSVGSRLQDFTTGSWTAFARDARFISLNAARHDAGKHMSLPVVGDAKRGLEHLAAAMGDYRAPESWTTFAQDERMKWNAYVAENVRPGNRPNSYAQAIGVVNALCDPRDRVVTAAGGLPAEVTANWRTLDIGTVDVEFGFSCMGYEIAGGWGARIAQSEGEPEADTIVFVGDGSYLLMNSDIYSSVLTRKKLIVLVLDNGGFAVINKLQNNTGNESFNNLLSDAPTIPEALPVDFVAHAASMGAHATYAENADELAEAFKAAKAADRTSVIVMNVDAYEGWTTQGHAWWEVGTPHVSDHESVREKHAEIEATRTRQRRGV
- a CDS encoding class II fructose-bisphosphate aldolase, whose product is MPLVTLAGVLQPALREHYAVGGLVCLGWEDARAYVRAAEAEGLPVILQAGPSCRKHTPLPILGAMFRQLAEAASVPVVVHLDHGYTFEECREALDSGFTSLMYDGSRHPLAQNIEETARVAELAHAAGISCEGEIGFVGYAEGEESRGTDPGDAARFARETQVDAMAISVGNVHLQQNREGGLDEDRIRAIEAVTDVPLVIHGGSGVPWAQRAHLARTSAICKFNVGTELRMEFGRALRAALTEDPDRFDRVQILSAVEAPIEAAARAALRTLAPNGGPA
- a CDS encoding 5-deoxy-glucuronate isomerase; translation: MHIPPFDNANTPIVEAGNALVPLNYFNIVKLKKGESFAYAVPGYETCIAPATGLIDVQVGGFEAQGLGGRGVDVWDGEPEGVYVPTGAEARFTCRSDTAEIFVAGAKYDEVLEPFAVRADEIDLVQYGSDDTKTHRKIKHILGQKQHGRVGRLLVSELYTVGAGGWSGFPSHKHDTDRLPDETRHDETYNFRFRPAHGSGLQMLQREDGAPGDAYHIVDGSTICIDKGYHPCAVLPGYEMYYFTILGGLSQRSLVQYFQPSHADQVETIPGIKDMVAKFR
- the iolC gene encoding 5-dehydro-2-deoxygluconokinase; protein product: MTALIDGIARNRFVVFGRAGMDLYADPPGVRSEEAYTFHADLGGSAANIAAGLCKLGAEAALVTSVSDDAVGRFCLNRLRHYGVDTAHVRAVGGEARTSLAVYESRIEDFQNVIYRNGAADFEVTEADVEAVDLAPYGALITTGTVLAAEPSRSAHFHALEAARTAGLPVIFDIDYRPYSWPSPQVAAEVLSRAGAASDMIVGNDEEFGFMAGSVERGLDTARALAAEGRTVIYKMGEGGAITFANGEEIRTGIYPVTALKPNGAGDSFMAGLLSGLAAGQPLRDAILHGSACAAIVVSKPGCAPAMPTPDQLDAFLAEHPGPTEV